From a single Vicugna pacos chromosome 4, VicPac4, whole genome shotgun sequence genomic region:
- the NDUFA8 gene encoding NADH dehydrogenase [ubiquinone] 1 alpha subcomplex subunit 8, with product MRRRWVALGGRKGSSRRRWRRGYGHLLGVVATAIMPGIVELPTLEDLKVQEVKVSSSVLKAAAHHYGAQCDKPNKEFMLCRWEEKDPRRCLEEGKLVNKCALDFFRQIKLHCAEPFTEYWTCLDYSGLQLFRRCRKPQAKFDECVLDKLGWVRPDLGELSKVTKVKTDRPLPENPYHSRARPEPNPEIEGDLKPAKHGSRVFFWTT from the exons ATGCGCAGGCGCTGGGTAGCCCTCGGCGGTCGAAAGGGGAGTTCAAGGAGACGGTGGCGACGCGGCTACGGGCACCTCCTCGGGGTCGTGGCTACAGCCATCATGCCGGGGATAGTGGAGCTGCCCACTCTGGAGGATCTGAAAGTGCAGGAG GTGAAGGTCAGCTCCTCTGTGCTGAAGGCCGCCGCCCATCACTACGGAGCTCAGTGCGACAAGCCCAACAAGGAGTTCATGCTCTGCCGCTGGGAGGAGAAGGACCCGAGGCGGTGCTTAGAGGAAGGCAAGCTTGTCAACAAGTGTGCCCTGGACTTCTTTAG gcagaTAAAGCTGCACTGTGCGGAGCCGTTCACAGAATACTGGACCTGCCTTGACTACTCTGGCCTGCAGTTGTTCCGTCGCTGTCGCAAACCGCAGGCCAAGTTTGACGAGTGTGTGCTGGACAAACTGGGCTGGGTGCGGCCCGACCTGGGAGAGCTGTCCAAG GTCACCAAAGTGAAAACAGATCGGCCTTTACCAGAGAATCCCTATCACTCAAGAGCAAGGCCAGAGCCCAACCCTGAGATAGAAGGAGATCTGAAGCCTGCCAAACATGGCAGCCGCGTCTTTTTCTGGACCACGTGA